The DNA segment CCGAGCCGGCCATCGCCCGGTTGATTGAGTGGCTCAAGCTCAGCGCGGGTGAGTTTCTGCGGGAGGTTGGGGCGAGGCATCCGCAAATAGCGGGCGCTGGAGCATTTCAGAGGTAGGGTTTGACCTGACTTGGTCTGTACACAGAACCAAATCGCCCTCCGTCGGTCAATGTGATCGCCACCATCACCCGCTTCACTGGCGCTGATATATAGTTCACCCCTCAGACACCCTCACAACGAGTGCCCCATGCTTAACAAAGGATTGTTCCTGGCCTGCGCGCTGGCCCTGCTGAGCGCCTGCGATTCTTCCGACAAACCAGCAGCGCCAGCGGCCCCTGCGGCAGCGGTGACGGCGCCGGCCAAGGCCGCGGTAGACGTGGCGACGCTCAAGCAGCGTTATGCCGGCCGTGAGTTAAGCGTGGTGGACGTGTCTGAGGTGCAACTGGATGGCGCCAGCACCTTGTCGGTGAGTTTTTCGATTCCGCTGGACCCGGACCAGAAGTTCGCCGACAAGCTGCACCTGGTGGACAGCAAATCCGGCAAGGTCGACGGTGCCTGGGAGCTTTCCGACAACCTGATGGAACTGCGCCTGCGTCACCTGGAGCCCCAGCGCAAACTGGTGCTGACCGTGGACGCCGGCCTGCGTGGGGTGAATGACGCCAAGCTCGCCGCCGAGTACGTCAGCCGCCTGGAAACCCGCGACCTGCAAGCCACCGTCGGCTTCGCCAGCCGTGGCACCCTGTTGCCCACCCGTCTGGCCGAAGGTTTGCCGGTGATCGCGCTGAATGTCGACAAGATCGACGTCGAATTCTTCCGCATCAAGCCCGAATCGCTACCGGCGTTTCTCGCCCAGTGGGGCCGCAATACCAGCCTGCAAAGCTATGAGTCCCGTGAACTGCTGCCCATGGCCGACCTGGTGTACGGCGGCCGTTTCGACCTGAATCCTGCGCGCAACACCCGTGAAACCCTGCTGCTGCCCATCGCCGGCCTCAAGCAACTGCAACAGCCGGGCGTGTACCTGGCGGTGATGCGCGCCTCGGGCACTTACAACTATTCGCAACCGGCCACGCTGTTCACCCTCAGTGATATCGGCCTGTCGGTGCACCGTTACGCCAACCGCCTGGATGTGTTTACCCAGGCGCTGGAAGGCGGCAAGGCACTCGATGGCGTCGAGCTGGAAATCCTCGATGCCGAAGGCCGCGTGTTGGGCCAGGGCAAGACCGAGAAGGGCGGCCACGCCGAACTGCCATTGCCGAAAAAGGCCCAGGTACTGCTGGCCAAGCAGGGCGAGCAAACCAGCCTGTTGCGCCTCGACAGCGCAGCGCTGGACCTGGCCGAGTTCGATATCGGCGGCCAGCCCGCGCACCCGCTGCAATTCTTTGTGTTCGGCCCGCGTGATCTGTACCGCCCTGGCGAAACCGTGCTGCTCAACGCCCTGCTGCGCGACAAGGACGGCAATGCCGTCAAGCCGCAGCCCGTGAGTGTCGAAGTGCGCCGCCCGGATGAGCAGGTCAGCCGCAAATTCGTATGGGACGCCGATGCCTCTGGCCTCTATCAGTACCAGTTGCAGTTGGCCGGCGAAGCGCCGACCGGGCGCTGGCAGCTGGTGTTTGACCTGGGTGACGGTAAGCCGCAGCTGTATGAATTCCTCGTCGAGGACTTCCTGCCCGAGCGCCTGGCCCTGGAACTCAAGGGCAGCGACACGCCGTTGAGCCCGGCGGACAACGCCGTTATCCAGGTCAACGGCCGCTACCTCTACGGCGCCCCGGCGGCGGGCAATCGCCTGAGCGGGCAAGTGTATGTGCGCCCTCTGCGCGAGGCGGTCAAAGCCCTGCCGGGCTACGAGTTTGGCTCGGTAACGGAAGAAGAGCTGAGCCAGGATTTTGAACTGGACGAAAGCGTGCTCGATGCCCAGGGCCAGGAAAAGCTGACCCTGGAAAGCAAATGGAGCGAGGCCAAGTCGCCGCTGCAACTGATCGTGCAGGCCAGCCTGCAAGAATCCGGCGGGCGCCCGATCACCCGCCGCCTGGTACAGCCGGTATGGCCGGCCGAGCAACTGCCCGGCCTGCGCGGCTTGTTCGATGGCAAGGAGACCGATGGCGATGGCCCGGCGGAATTCGAAGTACTGCTGGCCAACCAGCAAGGTGACAAGCTGGCGGCGGACAACCTCAAGGTCCGCCTGATCCGCGAGCGCCGCGACTACTACTGGAACTACTCGGACAACGACGGCTGGAGCTATCACTACAACGAGAAATTCCTCAACCTCGATGAGCAGACCGTCAACATCAAGGCCGGCGATACGGCCAAGGTCAGCTTCCAGGTGGAGTGGGGCCCTTACCGCGTCGAAGTCGAAGACCCACAGACCGGGTTGATCAGCAGCAAGCGCTTCTGGGCTGGCTACCAGGCTCAGGACAACACCGAAGGCGGCGCCGTGCGCCCGGACCAGGTCAAGCTGGCGCTGGACAAACCGGCATATGGCGATGGCGATACGGCCAACGTCACCGTCACCCCGCCGGCAGCCGGCAAGGGCTACCTGTTGGTCGAATCCAGTGAAGGCCCGTTGTGGTGGCAGGAAATCGAGGTGCCGGCCGAAGGCAAGAGCTTTGCAGTGAAGCTCGATCCGAAATGGTCGCGTCATGATCTGTATGTCAGCGCGCTGGTGATCCGTCCCGGCGAGCGCAAAGCCAACATCACCCCCAAACGCGCCGTGGGTTTGCTGCACCTGCCGTTGGATCGTACCCAGCGCAAACTGGGCCTGACCCTGACTGCACCGGAAAAAATGCGCCCCAAGCAGCCACTGACGGTCAAGGTTGCGGCAAAAAATGCCGATGGCAGCGTGCCGAAACAGGTGCATGTGCTGGTGGCGGCGGTGGACGTGGGCATCCTCAATATCACCGAGTACCCGACCCCGGATCCATACTCCAGCCTGTTCGGCCGCAAGGCGTATGGCGTGGATCAGTTCGATATCTATGGGCAGTTGATCGAAGCCGGCCAGGGCCGCCTGGCCAGCCTGGCCTTTGGTGGTGACGCGGCGCTGGCCAAGGGCGGCAAGCGCCCGGACACCAGCGTCACCATCGTCGCCCTGCAAAGCGCGCCGGTGACCCTGAATGAGAAAGGCGAGGGCGAAGTCAGCGTCAATATCCCCGACTTCAACGGCGAGTTGCGCCTGATGGCCCAGGCCTGGAGCGATGACCGCTACGGCATGGCCGAAGCCAAGACCGTGATCGCCGCGCCCTTGATTGCCGAGCTGTCGGCCCCACGCTTCCTCGCTGGCGGCGACCAGACGCGCCTGGCGCTGGACCTGTCCAACCTGTCGGGCAAGGCGCAGAAGCTCGATGTGCAACTGACCGCCGAAGGTCAACTGACCCTGCTGGGCGAGCCATCGCAAAGCGTGCAACTGACCCAGGGCCAGCGCACCACCTTGCAGATTCCAGTGCGTGCGCTGGGCGGTTTTGGCCAGGGCAAGATCAAGGTTACGGTCAACGGCCTGGACCTGCCGGGCGAGAACCTGCCGGCGTTTACCCGCGAATGGACATTGGGCGTGCGTCCGGCTTATCCGGCGCTGCTCAAGCAATACCGCGCAGTGCTCAAGGACGAAGCCTGGAGCCTGCCGGACAGCGAACTGGCCCTGTTTGAACCGGCCGGGCGTGAGGCGCTGTTGAGCCTGTCGAGCCGCCCGCCGTTGAACCTGGGCGAGCAGATTCGTGCGCTCAAGGCCTACCCGTATGGCTGCCTGGAGCAAACCGCCAGCGGCCTGTACCCGTCGCTGTACGCCGACGCCGCCGTGCTGACACGCCTGGGGTTGACCGGCGAGCCGGATGCCGAGCGCAAACGCAAGATCGAACTGGGCATCGAGCGCCTGCTGGGCATGCAGCGCTACAACGGCAGCTTCGGTTTGTGGGGTGCCGATGGCGAGGAAGAATACTGGCTGACGGCGTACGTCACCGACTTCCTGCTGCGCGCCCGCGACCAGGGTTTTGCCGTACCGCCTGAAGCGCTGAAGAAGGCCAGCGAACGCCTGCTGCGTTATGTGCAGGAACGCAACCTGATTGAAGTCGACTACAGCGACAACGCCGACCACACGCGCTTCGCCGTGCAGGCCTACGCCGGGCTGGTGCTGGCGCGCAGTCAGCAGGCGCCGCTGGGCGCATTGCGCAGCTTGTTCGAGCGCCGCAGCGATGCGCGTTCCGGCCTGCCCCTGGTGCAGTTGGCGATTGCCTTGCAGAAGATGGGCGACCAGCCGCGCGCCGACCAGGCATTGCTCGCCGGTTTGGCGGTCAAGCGCAAAGCCAATGAATGGCTGGCCGACTACGGCAGCCCCCTGCGTGATCAGGCGATGATCCTGGCCTTGCTGGAAGAAAACGACCTGGCCAAAGGCAAGCGTGAAGAACGCCTGTTCGAGCTGTCGGACCAGATGGCGGCCAGCCCATGGCTGTCGACCCAGGAGCGCAACTCGCTGTTCCTCGCCGGCCGTGGCCTGCTGGGCAAACCGGAAACCAACTGGACGGCGCAGTTGAGCAGCGGCGGCGAAACCCGCGAGCTGAACAACGGCCAGTCCGGCCTGAAGCTGGAAGGCCCGTTGCTGGCTTCACCGCTGACCCTGCGCAACCCGGGCAGCGAGCCGATTTACCAGCAACTGAGCATCTCCGGTTATCCACAGCACGCGCCGGTAGCGGGTGGCGAAAACCTGAGTATTCGTCGTGAGTACCTGGGGATGAATGGCCAGCCGCTGAACCTGCAAAACCTGCGCAGCGGCGACCTGGTGCTGGTGCACATTGCGGTCAGCGCCAACAAGCAACGGGTGCCGGATGCACTGGTGGTCGACCTGCTACCAGCTGGCCTGGAGCTGGAGAACCAGAACCTGGGCCAAAGCGCCGCCAGCCTGGAAAACGCCAGCAGTCAGGTCAAGGAATGGCGCGAGTCGATGCAGAATGCGTCGATCAAGCATCAGGAATACCGCGATGATCGCTATGTGGCCGCGCTGAACCTGGACGGCTACGGCACCACGCACCTGCTGTACCTGGCCCGCGCTGTCACGCCTGGGACTTATCGCGTACCGCCGCCGCAAGTGGAGTCGATGTACCGGCCGAACTGGCAGGCAGTGGGGGATACCCCAGTGGATATGGTGATCAAGGGGCGTTAAGCGCCTCCTGTAGGAACTGGTGCTGCCTTTAATGTGGC comes from the Pseudomonas shahriarae genome and includes:
- a CDS encoding alpha-2-macroglobulin family protein, whose translation is MLNKGLFLACALALLSACDSSDKPAAPAAPAAAVTAPAKAAVDVATLKQRYAGRELSVVDVSEVQLDGASTLSVSFSIPLDPDQKFADKLHLVDSKSGKVDGAWELSDNLMELRLRHLEPQRKLVLTVDAGLRGVNDAKLAAEYVSRLETRDLQATVGFASRGTLLPTRLAEGLPVIALNVDKIDVEFFRIKPESLPAFLAQWGRNTSLQSYESRELLPMADLVYGGRFDLNPARNTRETLLLPIAGLKQLQQPGVYLAVMRASGTYNYSQPATLFTLSDIGLSVHRYANRLDVFTQALEGGKALDGVELEILDAEGRVLGQGKTEKGGHAELPLPKKAQVLLAKQGEQTSLLRLDSAALDLAEFDIGGQPAHPLQFFVFGPRDLYRPGETVLLNALLRDKDGNAVKPQPVSVEVRRPDEQVSRKFVWDADASGLYQYQLQLAGEAPTGRWQLVFDLGDGKPQLYEFLVEDFLPERLALELKGSDTPLSPADNAVIQVNGRYLYGAPAAGNRLSGQVYVRPLREAVKALPGYEFGSVTEEELSQDFELDESVLDAQGQEKLTLESKWSEAKSPLQLIVQASLQESGGRPITRRLVQPVWPAEQLPGLRGLFDGKETDGDGPAEFEVLLANQQGDKLAADNLKVRLIRERRDYYWNYSDNDGWSYHYNEKFLNLDEQTVNIKAGDTAKVSFQVEWGPYRVEVEDPQTGLISSKRFWAGYQAQDNTEGGAVRPDQVKLALDKPAYGDGDTANVTVTPPAAGKGYLLVESSEGPLWWQEIEVPAEGKSFAVKLDPKWSRHDLYVSALVIRPGERKANITPKRAVGLLHLPLDRTQRKLGLTLTAPEKMRPKQPLTVKVAAKNADGSVPKQVHVLVAAVDVGILNITEYPTPDPYSSLFGRKAYGVDQFDIYGQLIEAGQGRLASLAFGGDAALAKGGKRPDTSVTIVALQSAPVTLNEKGEGEVSVNIPDFNGELRLMAQAWSDDRYGMAEAKTVIAAPLIAELSAPRFLAGGDQTRLALDLSNLSGKAQKLDVQLTAEGQLTLLGEPSQSVQLTQGQRTTLQIPVRALGGFGQGKIKVTVNGLDLPGENLPAFTREWTLGVRPAYPALLKQYRAVLKDEAWSLPDSELALFEPAGREALLSLSSRPPLNLGEQIRALKAYPYGCLEQTASGLYPSLYADAAVLTRLGLTGEPDAERKRKIELGIERLLGMQRYNGSFGLWGADGEEEYWLTAYVTDFLLRARDQGFAVPPEALKKASERLLRYVQERNLIEVDYSDNADHTRFAVQAYAGLVLARSQQAPLGALRSLFERRSDARSGLPLVQLAIALQKMGDQPRADQALLAGLAVKRKANEWLADYGSPLRDQAMILALLEENDLAKGKREERLFELSDQMAASPWLSTQERNSLFLAGRGLLGKPETNWTAQLSSGGETRELNNGQSGLKLEGPLLASPLTLRNPGSEPIYQQLSISGYPQHAPVAGGENLSIRREYLGMNGQPLNLQNLRSGDLVLVHIAVSANKQRVPDALVVDLLPAGLELENQNLGQSAASLENASSQVKEWRESMQNASIKHQEYRDDRYVAALNLDGYGTTHLLYLARAVTPGTYRVPPPQVESMYRPNWQAVGDTPVDMVIKGR